Proteins co-encoded in one Phycisphaerae bacterium genomic window:
- a CDS encoding ABC transporter permease, which yields MTNLALANLRHHRFRTALVGLGVAIGVGMLVTMLALSHGTLGEVAQRVKSVRADLIVLPAKSSLVFSDGAPLSDKFESKLGEVSVDGRRVVQRVVPVFLGIVSDMAGQQQRVFGVDEGDFDVFAGNRRLVEGEVFPQSGAFKRHVEELAAAGESYHPDEVDEAVLSAAAEMIIDERLAAAGGYEIGDTITFLGRPFAICGVVEAGLAGRVFVPIQVIRHIQNAGMAWSSLFFLQVDRELVRSESEAGYKGSAAMTVDEAAALVSGETRLRVEPLEKYDQMLFNSFKPIYVYINIANGIVLLVSFLFIMVTMYTMVLERRREIGVLRSMGAGAWYIMGQTVVEALVISLSGTAAGVGLALAAKWAIEHYRPLLTVDIRPAWLVTAVAVGIVGGVLSALYPGYRALRLDPVECLTYE from the coding sequence ATGACGAATCTGGCGTTGGCGAATTTGCGACACCACCGGTTTCGGACCGCGCTGGTTGGGCTTGGTGTGGCGATCGGGGTGGGCATGCTGGTGACGATGCTGGCGCTTTCGCACGGGACGCTAGGCGAGGTGGCTCAGCGGGTCAAGAGCGTTCGCGCGGATTTGATCGTTTTGCCGGCCAAGAGTTCGCTGGTGTTCTCGGACGGGGCGCCGCTGTCGGACAAGTTTGAGTCGAAGCTGGGTGAGGTGTCGGTGGACGGCCGGCGGGTGGTGCAGCGGGTGGTGCCGGTGTTTCTGGGGATTGTCTCGGACATGGCGGGCCAGCAGCAGCGGGTGTTCGGCGTGGACGAGGGGGATTTCGACGTGTTCGCGGGCAACCGGCGGCTGGTGGAGGGGGAGGTTTTTCCGCAGAGCGGGGCGTTCAAGCGGCACGTGGAGGAACTGGCGGCGGCGGGCGAGTCGTATCATCCGGACGAGGTGGACGAGGCGGTGCTGTCGGCGGCGGCGGAGATGATTATCGACGAGCGGCTGGCGGCGGCGGGCGGGTACGAGATCGGCGATACGATCACGTTTCTGGGCCGGCCGTTTGCGATCTGCGGGGTTGTGGAGGCGGGTCTTGCGGGCCGGGTGTTTGTGCCGATCCAGGTGATCCGTCACATTCAGAACGCGGGGATGGCGTGGTCGAGTTTGTTTTTCTTGCAGGTGGATCGGGAGCTGGTGCGGTCGGAGTCGGAGGCGGGGTACAAGGGGTCGGCGGCGATGACGGTGGACGAGGCGGCGGCGCTGGTGTCGGGCGAGACGCGGCTTCGGGTTGAGCCGCTGGAGAAGTACGATCAGATGCTGTTCAACAGTTTCAAGCCGATCTACGTGTACATCAACATCGCGAACGGGATCGTGCTGCTGGTGAGTTTTCTGTTCATCATGGTGACGATGTACACGATGGTGCTGGAGCGTCGGCGGGAGATCGGGGTGTTACGGTCGATGGGGGCTGGGGCGTGGTATATCATGGGTCAGACGGTGGTTGAGGCGCTGGTGATATCGCTGTCGGGGACGGCGGCGGGGGTGGGGCTGGCGTTGGCGGCGAAGTGGGCGATCGAGCACTACCGGCCGCTGTTGACGGTGGACATCCGTCCGGCGTGGTTGGTGACGGCGGTGGCGGTTGGGATTGTGGGCGGGGTTTTGAGCGCGTTGTATCCGGGATACCGGGCGTTGCGGCTGGACCCGGTCGAGTGTTTGACGTATGAGTGA
- a CDS encoding ABC transporter ATP-binding protein — MTSQSEIIVSARRVTKFYRQGSQDAYVLKDVDLEVRRGEFIAIMGPSGSGKTTLLHILGLMAHPSRAESLMIEETETVGLGQSRLTALRRDKIGFVFQRFNLLAVLNAADNVGIALKLRRVHPDHQVERLLEFVGLASKRHLKPGQMSIGEQQRLAFARAVIHRPAILLADEPTGNLDSENTRRLMDLMHSVRREFGQTIIMVTHNQDLAGEADRMCIMKDGQLSNGQVA; from the coding sequence GTGACGAGCCAATCAGAGATCATCGTGTCGGCCCGGCGGGTGACGAAGTTTTACCGTCAGGGGAGTCAGGACGCGTACGTGCTGAAGGACGTGGATTTGGAGGTGCGTCGCGGGGAGTTCATCGCGATCATGGGTCCGAGCGGGTCGGGCAAGACGACGCTGCTGCACATTCTTGGGCTGATGGCGCATCCGTCGCGGGCGGAGAGCCTGATGATCGAGGAGACGGAGACGGTGGGGTTGGGCCAGTCGCGGCTGACGGCGTTGCGGCGGGACAAGATCGGCTTTGTGTTTCAGCGGTTCAATCTGCTGGCGGTGCTGAACGCGGCGGACAACGTGGGGATCGCGTTGAAGCTTCGGCGGGTGCATCCGGACCACCAGGTGGAGAGGCTGTTGGAGTTTGTGGGGTTGGCGTCGAAGCGGCATTTGAAGCCGGGTCAGATGAGTATTGGCGAGCAGCAGCGGCTGGCGTTCGCGCGGGCGGTGATTCACCGTCCGGCGATTTTGCTGGCGGACGAGCCGACGGGGAATCTGGACAGCGAGAACACGCGTCGGCTGATGGATCTGATGCACAGCGTTCGTCGGGAGTTCGGTCAGACGATCATCATGGTGACGCACAACCAGGATCTGGCGGGCGAGGCGGACCGGATGTGCATCATGAAGGACGGTCAGTTGTCGAATGGTCAGGTGGCTTAG
- a CDS encoding sigma-70 family RNA polymerase sigma factor — translation MTWLEPSELSDCFRTWSAAMVLYARQWLDQAAAEDAVQDVFLALVSHHRRPVNLRAYLFRSVRNAAISRTRSLSRRQSHEQRAAVDRPGWFQARPDDLIDARAAQDALTRLPDQQRELLILKIWGGLTFDEIGTVTNDPTSTLFSRYKSALASLRRMMEDRPCETTNP, via the coding sequence ATGACATGGTTGGAACCGTCAGAACTGAGCGATTGCTTCCGAACCTGGTCCGCCGCCATGGTCCTCTACGCCCGGCAATGGCTCGACCAAGCCGCCGCTGAGGACGCTGTGCAGGACGTCTTCCTGGCCCTCGTCAGCCACCACAGACGCCCGGTGAATCTGCGGGCCTACCTGTTCCGAAGCGTCCGTAACGCCGCGATCAGCCGTACGCGGTCGCTCAGCCGCCGCCAGAGCCACGAGCAACGCGCCGCGGTCGACAGGCCCGGTTGGTTCCAGGCCCGCCCGGACGACCTCATCGACGCCCGGGCCGCCCAGGACGCACTGACCCGACTGCCCGACCAGCAACGCGAACTGCTGATCCTTAAGATCTGGGGCGGCCTGACCTTCGACGAGATCGGAACCGTCACCAACGACCCGACCTCGACGCTCTTTAGCCGATACAAGTCCGCCCTCGCGTCACTGCGACGGATGATGGAGGATAGACCATGCGAAACCACGAACCCTTAA